The stretch of DNA CAGCCGTGGCGTCTGCCTGAGCAGCGTCTGAAGGTGCCCGTGTTCCCACCGGGTCCGCTGCGACACCGCGGCGGTTTCCTTGCCGGGAAGTCGCCCCTTCACCAACGCCTGGGGGCAGAATCGGGGCGGGTGTCCCGCGATGGCAAGGTCGAGGCCCAGTTGCATGTCTTCCACTATGCTGCCGCTCGCCAACGGCGCCCTAGCGGCAACTGCCCACGGCATGGCGACGCCCATCGTCAGCGGGCAAGGGAGCCCGAGCGCAGCGAGGCCAGTCGGCCTGACGAGGTTCTTGATGGTGAAGGCAAGGCAGGAGATGCGATCGCGTGGCGCGGGATCGAGCGGTGGATCGAGCAGATTGACCGCTTGAGCCGGGCATCCGGTGGACCATGCCGCACGCACCAGACTTACCAGCGCGTTCGGATCGACCTGCGTGTCTGCGTCCAGGAGCACCACTACATCAGGCGGATCATCTCTGAGGTAGTCAATACCGTACGCCAGTGCATAGCCCTTGCCCCGCCGCTCCGGGTCATAACGCTCGATCACGGTAGCGCCCGCTCGGCGCGCTGCCTCAGCCGTCCCGTCGGCGCAGTTGTCTGCCACCACGAGCAGCCGGTCCTCCCGGGTCAGTTGAGGAAGCAACGATGAGATCGTCGCCCCGATCCCGGGTTCCTCATCGTGGGCAGGGATTAGCACGGCAACGGATGGCCGC from Planctomycetota bacterium encodes:
- a CDS encoding glycosyltransferase, which encodes MHLAVNLLLLGLAVGLLIPVAVLFLECAAAVLLRRRSADRPEAPRPSVAVLIPAHDEEPGIGATISSLLPQLTREDRLLVVADNCADGTAEAARRAGATVIERYDPERRGKGYALAYGIDYLRDDPPDVVVLLDADTQVDPNALVSLVRAAWSTGCPAQAVNLLDPPLDPAPRDRISCLAFTIKNLVRPTGLAALGLPCPLTMGVAMPWAVAARAPLASGSIVEDMQLGLDLAIAGHPPRFCPQALVKGRLPGKETAAVSQRTRWEHGHLQTLLRQTPRLLREALKQRRGDLLAMALDLAVPPLSLLLLAWTVAAGGALVAWLLGASPWPAALLGVSGAMLAGAVLMAWGRFGREIIPLRVLLRVPVYVAWKVPIYLAFLINRQKTWLRTERDACPASQACYPRVEDGDGRTGQ